A window of Oryza glaberrima chromosome 2, OglaRS2, whole genome shotgun sequence genomic DNA:
cgtAGTATTTTGATACTACGATGCGATTCATGATCATACTTAGACTTATGATCATACTCCTGCCGGGCCAAACGGAGCGACAAAATATGATTGATTAAGTATTTactaagttttttaaaaaatgaaaatgtaatttttaatgtaactttcgtataaaatatttataaaaaaaatattgtttagccgtttgaaaagcgtgcgagCGAAAAACAGTGGACACAGCCTAAAAAACaatgggttggtttggtttgtggcctaaataggacttaccaaattttgtcagtgtcaaattttggtatgaCTAATTTTGATAAGGTAAAATTGTGCTTGGATTAAGCCAAAATAGTCTAAGTTCACTATtaaaatggcctattttcttaggcatgcaaaaacttggcttcaaaccaaatagacactaaacactattaaaattatcaaatattggtaaatctaatttaggcctcaaaccaaaccagcccaaaGATCCTGATAATGACCAATCTAGACCGTGCGTGTTCTGGAAAGGAAAAAGAACATTTTCCGCTGTTCCGCCTATGGAGTCTACGCGCAGGCGGCAGGTTAGTTCCAAGAGAAAATGTCGATCAATAACGCGGATTCTAGAGTAACACGGATTCCAGACTATCCGTGGTCTACTTTATCCAGCGTTGGAAACCCGCtcctacacacacacacacacacacccactACCGCTCTCCGCAATTCAGCCAGACTGCAGTTGCAGCAACAGCAAGGATGGCTGGTGGAGTCGGGGAGGCGCTCGTGTCCGCCGTGCTGAAGGAGGTGCTGGGAAAGCTTGGCTCCGCCGTCGGGGAACAGATCGTGATGCGATGGAACCTGAAGCAAGATCTGGAGAGCATCAAGAGCACCCTGGGTATGCTTCAAGCGGTGCTCAGGGATGCCGAGAGGCGCTCCGTGAGTGACGAAGGCGCCAGCCTCTGGCTGAAGAGGCTCAAGAACGCGGCCTACGACATCTCCGACATGCTCGATGAATTCGAAGCCAAGTTATCGGAGGTAAAAAAGTGTCCTCCCGCTAGGATGTCGTCCTTCACTTCAGTTTTATGCTTATCTATGCTCCTCCCGTCAAAAAAGATTTGAcatttaggacaatatttagtAGTCTCAGCTAGATTCCCTAAGGCTTTGTTCGGTTTAGAGGGGATTGAagaggattggaggggattgatggggaataa
This region includes:
- the LOC127762766 gene encoding disease resistance protein RPP13-like isoform X5 encodes the protein MAGGVGEALVSAVLKEVLGKLGSAVGEQIVMRWNLKQDLESIKSTLGMLQAVLRDAERRSVSDEGASLWLKRLKNAAYDISDMLDEFEAKLSEITRDYGRMLSVLWYSACMI